TTGTTTCAAGAAACTAGCGATTAAGTATTGATTAGAGTCGATAATTTTCCCTGTTTTTAGGGTATCTTGAGGACTAATTAATTCATCTCCAGTGGAAATAATGGCAATACGAGGCGATCGCACTACAGGTATATCTAAACATTGTGCTGTGGCTAAAATGGCAACTTCAGGGGCATTAATACGACTTCCTGCGGGAATTAAACATTTTCCTGCCTGATAAAATGAACCTTTATGCCTTACAAATTCTCCTTTGAGAGGGGGATGAGTAATTAAGACATTATCCCCTTGACGGAGGGTATTTTCTTGAATAACGATAGTATCCGCCCCTTGAGGTAACATCCCCCCCGTAAAAATTCGGGCAGCTTCTCCCATTTTTAGTTTTTTTTGGGGACTATATCCTGTTTTAATTTCTTCTATTACTTTTAAAATTACGGGATTTTTTTCAGATGTAAGGGCAACATCACTATATTTAACTGCATAGCCATCCATTGCCGAGTTATCCCAATAGGGAAAATCTAAATCAGAGGTAATATCTTGAGCTAAAACACGATTATCAACTGAAGAGAGAGAAACTAATTCTATATCTTTAATGGGTTTAATTAAATCAGAAATAATTTGTTCTACTTCATTAACATTTAACATGAATTAATTAGAGATTGATTTGATTAATTTGTAAGATTCTAACAGCGAAAGGGCAAGAGGTAAGAGGTAAACCCCTCTGTATCTCCCCTTAAAATAAACCCCCCTTTATCCTCCCTCTCGAGGGGGAAGGGCAAAAGTGGTTAATTAACACTAACCTTAACACCCTAACACCCTAACACCTGCAACAGTAAAACCTGAAACCTGACACCTCTTTCCGAAGCCCAAATCCTGAACATGGCTAATACTTTTTTAGCAAATTATGGTAATGTTTTTTACTGATCAAGATTAAATAATTATTATTTACTAATAGATAATTTTTTTCTTATAATAAATTCCATGACACAATTAGCCGATCGCATCTCCCAAGTAACTCCTTCTATTACCTTAACTATCTCTGCAAAAGCTAAAGCAATGAAAGCTGAGGGCTTAGACGTATGTAGTTTTAGTGCAGGAGAACCAAATTTTGATACCCCCAATCATATTAAAGAAGCGGCGAAAAAAGCCCTAGATGAGGGTAAAACTAGATATGGAGCGGCGGCTGGAGAATTAGCCTTAAGAAATGCGATCGCATCTAAATTACAGAGGGATAATAATTTAAACTATCAAGCGGAAAATGTCATTGTTACCAATGGGGGAAAACACGCCTTATTTAACCTTATATTCGCCCTAATTGAGCCTGAAGACGAAGTTATAATCCCCGTACCCTATTGGTTAAGTTACCCTGAAATGGTCACGTTAGCGGGAGGAAAATCCATTTTTGTTACTACCTCCGCAGAAAACAATTATAAAATTACTCCTGAGCAATTAGAATCGGCTATCACTCCTAAAACCAAACTCTTAATTCTCAATTCCCCTTCTAATCCCACAGGGGCAGTTTATACCCCCGAAGAAATCCACTCTCTTGCAGAAATTGTGATCAAACACGATATATTAGTAGTCTCAGATGAAATTTATGAAAAAATCCTTTACGAAGGAGCAACCCATCTGAGTATCGGTGCTGTCAGCGAAGAAGTTTTTAAACGCACTATTGTTTGTAATGGATTTGCCAAAGCCTATTCTATGACTGGTTGGCGTGTGGGTTATATTGCAGGTAGCGTGGACATAATAAAAGGCATGACAACGATTCAAAGTCATACCACCTCTAATGTTTGTACCTTTGCTCAATATGGTGCGATCGCAGCTTTAGAATCTTCCCAAGACTGCGTGAAAGAAATGCTAGAAGCCTTCACCGAAAGAAGAAAATTTATGTACTCTGCCATACAATCTATTCAGGGTATTAGTTGCCCTTTACCCTATGGAGCATTTTATCTATTTGTGGATATTAGCTCAACAGGCTTAAAATCCCTCGAATTTTGCGAAAAACTCTTACAACAAGAAAAAGTTGCCGCTATTCCCGGTATTGCGTTTGGCGATGATAATTGTATCCGTCTTTCTTATGCAACAGATATGACAACCATTGAAAAAGGAATTAATAGGTTAAACAACTTTATTCAGTCAATTAATTAGGGGTTTTCCGGGTTCGGAGTTCAGGGTTACGAAACAGGTGTCAGGTGGTAGGGGTTAAATAACGTAGATAGACTCAGTTAGTAGTGAGGGCTCGGTTCCCTTATTCTCGGAAACTTTGAAACCCCTAAAGGGGTAACTACAAACTCTGTTTTATAATTTATTACAGGGTGGGGCAACAGCAAAAATATAGTGTTTAAGCATCTTCTAACCTACTTGACTAATATATCTCTCCATTTCTTCACTTTCCTCACCGTAAACAGCCTCAATTTGTTGATGGCAACAATCGATCGCAAATTCTTCAAATTCTTCTAAGGGTATGTCATACATCTGCTCAAAAATATCAGGTTTTACACGACAAAAACGAGGTCTATCATCGTAAATATTACACCTACGTTGCTCATGATTATAGTTAATGCACCAACCATCTTCTCCCACCATACTCAAATATAAGGTTAATTCCTCCTGAGTTAAATATTGCTCTAAATCGGGGCGATCGCTCGGATCTAAATTACAACACGCACCACAGTTTTCAATACAACGCCATTGATTCATAGAAGATAAAATCTGTAACAAAACTTAATAAATTTTCCCTAAACAGACAGATGAATAGGAGAACTTTTCCTAGTATGATATATTCTGGTGAGACTAAGAAATAAAATTTAAAATTATCAATTAAAAAGCTAGGAGTTACTATGGATTTTATTAGCAATTTTTTTAGTAATCTAAACTTAGAAGTCATTTTACAATTGACCTCTGTTAGTTTTATCTTAATTGCCGGTCCTGTAATTGTGTTTATTCTTTATGCTTTGCGTGGAGATCTCTAAATTACGATAATTCGAGTAATTATTACTATCAATTGA
This is a stretch of genomic DNA from Cyanobacterium aponinum PCC 10605. It encodes these proteins:
- a CDS encoding molybdopterin molybdotransferase MoeA, producing MLNVNEVEQIISDLIKPIKDIELVSLSSVDNRVLAQDITSDLDFPYWDNSAMDGYAVKYSDVALTSEKNPVILKVIEEIKTGYSPQKKLKMGEAARIFTGGMLPQGADTIVIQENTLRQGDNVLITHPPLKGEFVRHKGSFYQAGKCLIPAGSRINAPEVAILATAQCLDIPVVRSPRIAIISTGDELISPQDTLKTGKIIDSNQYLIASFLKQNGAIPLPWGIIPDELDALETEVKKALAEADWIISTGGVSVGEYDYVDKVIEKLGGEIKVKNVRMKPGKPLTIATFGENKLYFGIPGNPVSTMVTCWRFLKSAIAKLSGEINPSSLPIVKGITCNHLRSQGTRETYLWGYTNLVDGYYQFTMAEGSHNSGNLINLQGVNSLAIIPVGVNLIEMGDDVSIFLIK
- a CDS encoding pyridoxal phosphate-dependent aminotransferase, with protein sequence MTQLADRISQVTPSITLTISAKAKAMKAEGLDVCSFSAGEPNFDTPNHIKEAAKKALDEGKTRYGAAAGELALRNAIASKLQRDNNLNYQAENVIVTNGGKHALFNLIFALIEPEDEVIIPVPYWLSYPEMVTLAGGKSIFVTTSAENNYKITPEQLESAITPKTKLLILNSPSNPTGAVYTPEEIHSLAEIVIKHDILVVSDEIYEKILYEGATHLSIGAVSEEVFKRTIVCNGFAKAYSMTGWRVGYIAGSVDIIKGMTTIQSHTTSNVCTFAQYGAIAALESSQDCVKEMLEAFTERRKFMYSAIQSIQGISCPLPYGAFYLFVDISSTGLKSLEFCEKLLQQEKVAAIPGIAFGDDNCIRLSYATDMTTIEKGINRLNNFIQSIN
- a CDS encoding YkgJ family cysteine cluster protein is translated as MNQWRCIENCGACCNLDPSDRPDLEQYLTQEELTLYLSMVGEDGWCINYNHEQRRCNIYDDRPRFCRVKPDIFEQMYDIPLEEFEEFAIDCCHQQIEAVYGEESEEMERYISQVG
- the psb30 gene encoding photosystem II reaction center protein Ycf12/Psb30, with the translated sequence MDFISNFFSNLNLEVILQLTSVSFILIAGPVIVFILYALRGDL